In Arthrobacter ramosus, one DNA window encodes the following:
- the sigK gene encoding ECF RNA polymerase sigma factor SigK, translating to MDTPNVRGPEAPGLIAGSNAQLAELLGLMADGDRVAFSEFYRLTARRVFGMAKRVLVDAGLSEDTTQEVFIQVWQNAAKFNPEAGSPLAWLMTITHRRAIDRVRSAQSATDREAKYGAASQLLDHDSVEEEATSRLEAEAVTRCLGTLTETQLESVRLAYYGGLTYREVAEQLGAAIPTIKSRIRDGLLRLKTCLGVS from the coding sequence ATGGATACACCGAATGTGCGAGGCCCCGAGGCACCCGGCCTGATAGCTGGCTCCAATGCCCAGCTTGCGGAATTGCTGGGATTGATGGCCGACGGCGACCGGGTCGCCTTCAGCGAGTTTTACCGGCTCACCGCGCGTAGGGTCTTCGGCATGGCCAAGCGCGTCTTGGTGGATGCGGGCCTGAGCGAAGATACCACCCAGGAAGTCTTCATCCAGGTCTGGCAGAACGCGGCCAAATTCAATCCCGAAGCAGGCAGCCCGCTCGCGTGGCTCATGACCATCACCCACCGGCGCGCGATCGACCGTGTCCGCTCGGCCCAGTCCGCCACGGACCGCGAAGCGAAGTATGGCGCGGCAAGCCAACTCCTTGACCACGATTCAGTGGAAGAAGAAGCCACCAGCCGGCTTGAGGCCGAGGCCGTCACCCGTTGCCTCGGCACCCTGACGGAAACGCAATTGGAATCCGTGCGGCTCGCCTACTATGGCGGGCTCACCTACCGGGAAGTCGCCGAACAACTCGGTGCAGCGATTCCGACCATCAAATCCCGCATCCGCGATGGACTTCTCCGACTCAAGACTTGCCTGGGGGTGAGCTGA
- a CDS encoding gluconokinase: MAKTAQQPVLVIMGVSGSGKSTVAGVLSGRLGWDLAEGDDLHPEANVAKMQAGHALSDEDRWPWLEIIADWIKERTAAGKPGIITCSALKKRYRDVLRGEGVVFVFLQGSKDKISDRLASRHGHFMPASLLESQFDALEAPTEDENHISLCVSASPAEEADEIIERLGLEAQTAHAVGGAA; the protein is encoded by the coding sequence ATGGCGAAGACTGCACAACAGCCGGTATTGGTGATCATGGGTGTCTCCGGTTCCGGTAAATCGACAGTGGCTGGCGTATTGTCCGGCCGGCTGGGTTGGGACCTCGCCGAAGGCGACGACCTGCACCCGGAAGCGAACGTGGCAAAGATGCAGGCAGGGCACGCACTCAGCGATGAGGACCGTTGGCCCTGGCTGGAAATCATTGCCGATTGGATCAAGGAGCGTACCGCAGCAGGAAAGCCGGGCATCATCACGTGCTCGGCCTTGAAGAAGCGGTACAGGGATGTCCTGCGCGGCGAGGGCGTCGTATTCGTCTTCCTCCAAGGGAGCAAGGACAAGATTTCCGACCGGCTGGCTTCGCGTCACGGACACTTCATGCCTGCCTCGCTGCTGGAATCCCAGTTCGATGCACTCGAGGCGCCCACGGAGGACGAGAACCACATCTCGCTGTGCGTCTCCGCTTCTCCGGCTGAAGAAGCAGACGAAATCATCGAACGGCTCGGCCTTGAGGCACAGACCGCCCACGCGGTCGGTGGCGCAGCGTGA
- a CDS encoding MerR family transcriptional regulator encodes MKQDKADTWTISELAKASKVSSRTLRHYDQLGLLEPARTGHNGYRYYGQPELLRLQRILLLRELGLGLETIGEVLDGQADPVEALAVHRNWLLAERDRLDRMSRTVDATIAALRQGETMTAENIFKDFDNNPYEAEARERWGDRAVEESKARHSAMTTAQKQAFMEEYAALNQDLARCFDAALPADHPDVQAAVGRHYKWICASWTPNAESYVGLGQMYVDDPRFTANYDKVRVGLAPYLLEGIKVYAAEKLS; translated from the coding sequence ATGAAGCAGGACAAGGCAGATACCTGGACCATTTCCGAATTGGCCAAGGCCAGCAAGGTTTCCTCGCGAACCTTGCGCCACTATGACCAACTCGGACTATTGGAACCTGCCCGCACGGGACACAACGGCTACCGGTACTACGGCCAGCCTGAGCTGCTGCGCCTGCAGCGGATCCTTCTGCTTCGTGAACTTGGCCTTGGGCTCGAGACCATCGGCGAAGTTCTGGATGGCCAGGCCGATCCTGTGGAGGCACTTGCCGTGCACAGGAACTGGCTGCTGGCCGAGCGCGACCGGCTGGACCGGATGTCCCGGACGGTCGACGCCACTATCGCAGCACTACGTCAAGGAGAAACCATGACCGCGGAGAACATCTTCAAGGATTTCGACAACAACCCCTACGAAGCCGAGGCGCGCGAGCGCTGGGGCGATCGGGCCGTCGAAGAGAGCAAAGCACGACACTCGGCGATGACAACCGCCCAAAAACAGGCCTTCATGGAGGAGTACGCGGCCCTGAACCAGGATCTCGCCCGCTGCTTCGACGCGGCCCTTCCGGCAGACCACCCGGATGTCCAGGCAGCCGTCGGCCGGCATTACAAGTGGATCTGCGCGAGTTGGACGCCCAACGCTGAATCCTATGTAGGCCTGGGACAGATGTATGTGGACGACCCCCGGTTCACCGCCAATTACGACAAGGTCCGGGTAGGCCTGGCGCCCTACCTGCTCGAAGGCATCAAGGTTTACGCAGCAGAAAAGCTCAGTTAG
- a CDS encoding anti-sigma factor, translating to MTEHDDNKQNAGKEGLRRMFASDIATDLAEGRVLELAEIYALDALSDAERAEIDNYIATAPERSAFLERVRQSRETLATSFADEAEPRPGLLEDILRQLPQQPRTAQTGTASAPSSVPEVSSGPATHVTPDVVDLAAARNRRDRRRFGGVRGWVAAAAAAAVIALGGVGVGVYVAGQNDPVNQVLQAGDVRQATVNVNGGGTATVSISSSKNAVVVRMNGVPAPPAGKVYQMWLIPKDGSDPVSQGLMDAQALSHPAVVSGISSAAAIGITVEPVGGSKKPTLPTVAAAPLT from the coding sequence ATGACCGAACACGATGACAACAAGCAGAATGCCGGGAAGGAAGGCCTCCGCAGGATGTTCGCCAGCGATATAGCCACTGATCTTGCCGAAGGCCGCGTCCTGGAGCTTGCCGAGATCTATGCCCTCGACGCCTTGAGCGACGCCGAGCGAGCGGAAATCGACAACTACATTGCCACGGCGCCTGAACGCTCGGCGTTCCTTGAGCGGGTCAGGCAGTCACGCGAAACCCTCGCCACCTCTTTCGCCGACGAGGCCGAACCCCGGCCGGGACTGTTGGAGGACATTCTGCGGCAGCTCCCGCAACAACCGCGCACTGCACAAACCGGCACAGCGTCCGCACCTTCTTCCGTTCCCGAAGTGTCGTCCGGCCCCGCAACGCACGTAACCCCCGACGTCGTTGACCTCGCCGCGGCCCGGAACCGGCGGGATCGCCGACGCTTCGGCGGCGTCCGTGGTTGGGTGGCAGCCGCTGCGGCGGCCGCGGTAATTGCGCTTGGCGGTGTTGGCGTGGGCGTCTACGTGGCCGGGCAGAACGATCCCGTGAATCAGGTACTGCAGGCCGGCGATGTCCGGCAAGCAACCGTCAACGTCAACGGCGGCGGCACTGCCACTGTGTCCATCTCCAGCTCGAAGAACGCTGTGGTGGTCCGTATGAACGGAGTTCCCGCTCCCCCGGCCGGCAAGGTCTATCAGATGTGGCTCATTCCCAAGGACGGCTCCGACCCTGTATCCCAGGGACTCATGGACGCCCAGGCCTTGAGCCATCCGGCGGTTGTCTCCGGCATTTCCAGCGCGGCGGCCATCGGCATCACGGTTGAACCCGTGGGCGGCTCCAAGAAGCCGACACTCCCGACCGTCGCTGCAGCGCCTCTCACGTAA
- a CDS encoding NAD(P)/FAD-dependent oxidoreductase: protein MDTEHILIAGGGLAGATAAKTLRSEGFEGRITVVCAENEQPYLRPPLSKEFLLGKAGEDTVPVLPAGWYGENDVELLLGEAVAAADPAAHTVRLGSGTELQFSKLLIATGAQPRRIPLPGSDLAGVMTFRTFDDSRRLKEELSGGGRNVVMIGSGWIGMELAAAASGYGNTVTLLGLEDVPLSMAIGPELGGFFRSLHEKHGVQFRLPASAAEITGAGGKASAVVTNSAEVLPADLVVVAVGVVPDTALAEAAGLDIRNGIVVDSSLRTSSPDVFAAGDVANALHPFTGDHHRSEHWSNALNGGKVAAKAMLGQDAMLDVVPYFYTDQFDVSMEYWGYPTLAAGSVPVIRGALEENSFLAFWLRDGAVVAGMSVNQQRVQKPVKALISGRVQVDVDRLTDPAVPLDQLLPGT from the coding sequence TCACCGTGGTCTGCGCCGAGAATGAACAGCCCTACTTGCGACCTCCCCTCTCCAAGGAGTTCCTCCTGGGCAAAGCCGGCGAGGATACCGTCCCGGTGCTGCCGGCCGGCTGGTACGGGGAGAACGACGTCGAACTCCTCCTTGGCGAGGCGGTTGCAGCTGCCGATCCTGCCGCCCACACGGTACGGCTGGGATCAGGAACCGAGCTTCAGTTCAGCAAGCTCCTGATCGCCACCGGGGCGCAGCCGCGCCGGATTCCGCTCCCCGGTTCCGATCTTGCCGGCGTCATGACGTTCCGGACATTCGATGATTCGCGCAGGCTCAAGGAAGAGCTGTCCGGCGGAGGCCGGAATGTGGTGATGATCGGCTCGGGTTGGATCGGCATGGAGCTTGCCGCAGCCGCGAGCGGCTATGGCAACACCGTGACCCTGCTGGGACTGGAAGATGTGCCGCTCAGCATGGCCATCGGCCCCGAACTGGGCGGCTTCTTCCGCAGCCTGCACGAAAAGCACGGCGTGCAGTTCCGGCTCCCGGCGAGCGCAGCGGAAATCACCGGCGCAGGGGGCAAGGCGAGTGCCGTTGTCACCAACTCCGCCGAAGTCCTTCCTGCCGACCTCGTGGTGGTGGCCGTCGGCGTGGTTCCGGATACGGCCCTGGCCGAAGCCGCCGGGCTGGATATCCGCAACGGAATCGTGGTGGATTCTTCGCTCCGGACCAGCAGTCCGGACGTGTTCGCGGCCGGAGACGTTGCCAACGCCCTCCACCCCTTCACCGGCGATCACCACCGCAGCGAACACTGGTCCAACGCCCTCAACGGGGGCAAGGTCGCCGCGAAAGCGATGCTGGGACAGGATGCGATGCTGGACGTGGTCCCGTATTTCTATACAGACCAGTTCGACGTCTCGATGGAGTACTGGGGATATCCCACGCTCGCGGCAGGTTCCGTACCGGTCATCCGCGGAGCGTTGGAGGAAAACAGCTTCCTCGCCTTCTGGCTACGGGATGGCGCCGTAGTGGCGGGCATGAGCGTCAACCAGCAACGGGTACAGAAGCCGGTCAAGGCACTCATTTCGGGGCGCGTCCAGGTGGACGTGGACCGCCTGACTGATCCTGCCGTTCCGCTGGATCAGTTGTTGCCCGGGACCTGA
- a CDS encoding J domain-containing protein: MAQGSSSHYQILRIPVTATDKEIKVAYRKAARNAHPDHGGDPEVFRQVTLAYETLIDPKRRAEYDRRYASGASGWANPFATQRPDYGGSGAPGPETRTTAGVHRPNAPRNTAGDAPVYVPPFDDPREVPLLSKGEAALQIHGIPRKRGIFGAEARIQREMRTVQLISRQILTAIPSARLVNGLRSPSDDSHIDHALLAGYRLALIGSMLLPKGAYAWDGVALKHGGRSVPPPQLELIVRHMQEIFPELNVTGWVVVHSPDGNPHEPVIDHYRRTDGDFGSVQIVNASGLARGLKQFLSSGPVPNTVVVPVLARLLRGMH; encoded by the coding sequence TTGGCTCAGGGCAGCAGTTCCCACTATCAGATCCTCCGGATCCCCGTCACCGCGACGGACAAGGAGATCAAAGTGGCCTACCGGAAGGCCGCGAGGAACGCTCACCCGGACCATGGCGGGGATCCGGAGGTCTTTCGACAGGTCACGCTCGCGTACGAGACCCTGATTGATCCCAAACGACGAGCGGAGTACGACCGCCGCTATGCGAGCGGCGCCTCGGGCTGGGCGAACCCCTTCGCGACTCAAAGACCGGACTACGGCGGGTCCGGCGCTCCCGGACCGGAAACCCGCACCACCGCCGGGGTCCACCGGCCGAATGCCCCGCGCAACACGGCCGGCGACGCCCCCGTCTATGTGCCGCCCTTCGATGATCCCCGCGAAGTGCCCCTGCTCTCCAAGGGCGAAGCCGCGCTGCAGATCCACGGGATTCCCCGGAAGCGTGGAATCTTCGGCGCCGAAGCCCGCATTCAGCGCGAAATGCGGACAGTCCAGCTCATCAGCCGCCAGATCCTGACTGCCATCCCCTCAGCGCGGCTCGTCAACGGGCTCCGCTCCCCCTCGGACGACAGCCACATCGATCACGCCCTGCTTGCCGGCTACCGCCTGGCGCTCATCGGTTCCATGCTGCTGCCCAAGGGCGCCTATGCCTGGGACGGGGTGGCGCTCAAGCACGGCGGTCGTTCGGTGCCGCCGCCGCAGCTCGAGCTGATCGTTCGCCACATGCAGGAGATCTTTCCGGAGCTGAATGTGACCGGTTGGGTAGTAGTCCACAGCCCGGACGGCAACCCGCACGAGCCTGTCATCGACCACTACCGGCGCACGGACGGAGACTTCGGTTCGGTCCAAATCGTCAACGCCTCCGGGCTGGCCCGCGGTCTCAAGCAGTTCCTGAGTTCAGGCCCGGTGCCCAACACTGTGGTTGTCCCGGTCCTGGCCCGGCTGCTGCGCGGCATGCACTGA
- a CDS encoding helix-turn-helix transcriptional regulator: MTGLPWLRRLSALASLDDGNRRRLYEHVCGAKDAVSRDDAAMALGLPRSTASFHLDRLVRDGLLSVEFRKLGGKVGPGSGRPAKLYAPVIEEIGASVPERHYDLAGEVMATAIQVLMAKGGSPREALLDTAYARGREAGSTEPRFEDVLANYGYRPEADDDGGYSLVNCPFHRLAESHTKVVCAMNGAFLNGAAAACGIAGDRIADDNREGHCCARIRPTS; encoded by the coding sequence ATGACCGGACTTCCCTGGCTGCGTCGGCTCTCCGCTTTGGCCTCCCTCGACGACGGCAACCGCCGCCGCTTGTATGAGCACGTCTGCGGTGCAAAGGATGCGGTCAGCCGCGACGACGCCGCGATGGCCCTCGGGCTTCCCCGCAGCACGGCCTCCTTCCACCTGGACCGGCTGGTCCGTGACGGGCTCCTGAGTGTTGAGTTCCGCAAGCTCGGCGGCAAGGTGGGTCCGGGGTCCGGGCGCCCTGCGAAGCTCTATGCGCCCGTCATTGAAGAGATCGGCGCCTCGGTTCCGGAGCGACACTATGACCTCGCCGGGGAAGTGATGGCCACTGCAATCCAGGTCTTGATGGCGAAGGGTGGATCCCCCCGCGAAGCTCTCCTCGATACCGCCTACGCCCGGGGCCGCGAGGCAGGCAGCACGGAGCCCCGTTTCGAGGATGTCCTGGCGAACTATGGTTACAGGCCGGAAGCTGACGACGACGGCGGGTACTCCCTGGTCAATTGCCCGTTCCACCGGCTGGCCGAAAGCCACACGAAGGTCGTCTGTGCCATGAACGGCGCCTTCCTGAACGGAGCGGCAGCCGCGTGCGGAATTGCCGGGGACCGGATCGCCGATGACAACCGCGAAGGCCATTGCTGCGCCAGAATCCGTCCGACCTCGTGA
- a CDS encoding gluconate:H+ symporter: MNWTGHDTQLLVVAAIGIALIVLLIAKFKVHPFLSLVLGSAFVGLASGVELAKVVSNFEDGVGGVLKEVGILIALGAMLGKLLADSGGANRVVDTLLEKASGNKVVWMITLVAVIIGLPMFFEIGLVLLLPVIVLVTQRSQMKLMRIAIPALAGLSVLHGLVPPHPGPLIAISAVKAELGTTLALGLLVAVPTVIICGPLFSRLAARWVPVDAPAVAGGVDTKHAVDLSEVKRQPSFLVTLLTIIFPVVLMLLKAVADIVWPDAAHAPMIRTVLDFVGQPLVAMTLAVLAAMVTFGYAVGFTGSKITAKLGDSLGPIAAILLIVGAGGGFKQTLIGAGVGDAVKKWAEGANMSVLVLGFIVAVALRLATGSATVATVTAAGIVAPLASSLSPTHAALLALAIGAGSLFLSHVNDAGFWLVKELFGLTVGQTFKTWSVMETLISVVGFGFIMVLSLII; the protein is encoded by the coding sequence GTGAACTGGACCGGGCACGATACCCAACTTCTTGTGGTCGCGGCTATCGGCATTGCGCTGATCGTCCTGCTGATCGCCAAATTCAAAGTCCACCCCTTCCTTTCCCTGGTACTCGGATCGGCCTTCGTTGGCCTGGCCTCCGGAGTGGAACTGGCCAAGGTTGTCAGCAACTTCGAGGACGGCGTGGGAGGCGTCCTTAAAGAGGTCGGCATCCTGATTGCGCTCGGCGCCATGTTGGGCAAGCTCCTGGCGGATTCCGGCGGCGCAAACCGCGTGGTGGACACCTTGCTGGAGAAAGCCAGCGGCAACAAAGTGGTCTGGATGATCACCTTGGTTGCGGTTATCATCGGCCTCCCGATGTTCTTTGAGATCGGCCTCGTCCTGCTGCTTCCGGTGATCGTCCTGGTCACCCAGCGCTCGCAGATGAAGCTCATGCGCATTGCCATTCCGGCCCTCGCGGGTCTGTCCGTGTTGCACGGCCTGGTCCCGCCGCACCCCGGGCCGCTCATTGCCATCAGCGCTGTGAAGGCTGAACTGGGCACCACCCTGGCGTTGGGGCTCCTGGTCGCCGTCCCCACGGTCATCATTTGTGGACCGCTGTTTTCCCGTTTGGCCGCGCGCTGGGTTCCAGTTGACGCTCCTGCGGTGGCCGGCGGCGTCGACACCAAGCACGCCGTCGACCTCAGCGAAGTGAAGCGTCAGCCCAGCTTCCTCGTCACGTTGTTGACCATCATTTTCCCCGTGGTGCTCATGCTCCTGAAGGCCGTCGCGGACATTGTCTGGCCCGACGCGGCGCATGCCCCCATGATCCGCACGGTCCTGGACTTCGTGGGCCAGCCCCTCGTGGCGATGACCCTGGCGGTGCTTGCCGCCATGGTGACCTTTGGCTATGCCGTCGGCTTCACCGGAAGCAAGATCACCGCCAAGCTCGGCGACAGCCTCGGACCGATCGCCGCGATCCTGTTGATCGTGGGCGCAGGCGGCGGCTTCAAGCAGACCCTTATCGGTGCCGGCGTCGGTGACGCGGTCAAGAAATGGGCCGAGGGCGCCAATATGTCCGTGCTGGTCCTGGGCTTCATTGTGGCTGTGGCGCTTCGCCTGGCCACGGGCTCGGCGACAGTTGCCACCGTGACGGCTGCGGGCATCGTGGCTCCCTTGGCGAGCAGCCTGAGCCCGACGCACGCCGCACTCCTTGCTTTGGCCATCGGTGCCGGTTCGCTCTTCCTGTCCCACGTCAACGACGCCGGATTCTGGCTCGTGAAGGAACTGTTCGGCCTGACAGTCGGGCAGACGTTCAAGACGTGGTCGGTGATGGAGACGCTCATCTCGGTTGTCGGCTTCGGCTTTATCATGGTGCTCTCGCTGATCATCTAG
- a CDS encoding tRNA (cytidine(34)-2'-O)-methyltransferase yields the protein MFRILFHTPEIPGNTGNAIRLAAITGAELHLVEPLGFDFSDAKLRRAGLDYHDLAVVTVHKDIEAAWAALQPGRVFAFTSDGESSYTDIAYEEGDVLLFGPESVGLPDWLKQDPHVTARVRLPMLPALRSLNLANAASIAVYEAWRQHGFAGAKL from the coding sequence GTGTTCCGCATCCTCTTCCACACCCCTGAAATCCCGGGCAACACGGGAAACGCCATCCGGCTCGCCGCCATCACCGGCGCTGAGCTCCACCTCGTGGAGCCGCTGGGCTTCGACTTCTCCGACGCGAAGCTGCGCCGCGCGGGACTCGACTACCACGACCTCGCGGTGGTCACGGTGCACAAGGACATCGAGGCAGCATGGGCGGCTTTGCAGCCCGGGCGCGTCTTCGCCTTCACGTCCGACGGCGAATCCTCCTATACGGACATTGCCTACGAGGAGGGCGACGTATTGCTGTTCGGCCCCGAGTCCGTCGGACTTCCGGACTGGCTGAAACAGGACCCGCACGTCACGGCCCGCGTCCGGCTCCCCATGCTGCCAGCCCTCCGCTCGCTCAACCTCGCCAATGCCGCCTCCATCGCGGTGTACGAGGCCTGGCGCCAACACGGTTTTGCCGGGGCGAAGCTGTAG
- a CDS encoding PIG-L deacetylase family protein, which translates to MSSDATSAKSPFNASRERVERVLCFTAHPDDIDFGAAGTIAAWTAAGVEVSYCIMTDGDAGGFDPAHREEIISMRAEEQRQAAALVGVTDVHYLHERDGYLEPTHGVIKQVVKLIREIRPDVVLAMHPERNWDRIQKSHPDHLAVGEIVTRAVYPAVENPFAYPELAEAGLEAFRLPWLWLFAGPETRENYFVDVTEHIDAKLAAIRIHTSQHPDPEGMERAVRGMLRHNASRAGMPDGRSAEAFHVVEVNGSQTIAGF; encoded by the coding sequence TTGTCTTCTGACGCTACGTCAGCAAAGAGCCCGTTCAACGCCTCCAGGGAGCGTGTTGAGCGGGTGCTTTGTTTTACCGCCCACCCGGACGACATCGACTTCGGCGCGGCCGGCACCATCGCTGCCTGGACCGCTGCCGGCGTCGAGGTCAGTTACTGCATCATGACCGACGGCGACGCAGGAGGTTTCGATCCTGCCCACCGCGAAGAGATCATTTCCATGCGCGCAGAGGAGCAGAGACAAGCCGCTGCCCTCGTAGGAGTGACGGACGTGCACTACCTCCATGAGCGCGATGGCTACCTGGAACCGACGCATGGGGTCATCAAGCAAGTGGTGAAACTTATCCGCGAAATCCGCCCCGACGTCGTCCTTGCCATGCATCCGGAACGCAATTGGGACAGGATCCAGAAGAGCCATCCCGACCACCTCGCCGTGGGGGAGATCGTGACCCGGGCGGTGTACCCCGCGGTGGAGAATCCCTTCGCCTACCCGGAACTGGCGGAAGCCGGCCTCGAGGCCTTCAGACTGCCGTGGCTGTGGCTCTTCGCCGGTCCCGAAACCCGTGAGAACTATTTCGTGGATGTCACCGAACACATCGACGCGAAACTGGCTGCCATCCGGATCCATACGAGCCAGCACCCCGATCCGGAGGGCATGGAACGGGCTGTCAGAGGCATGCTCCGGCACAATGCTTCACGCGCCGGCATGCCCGACGGGCGCAGCGCCGAGGCGTTCCATGTTGTGGAAGTCAACGGTTCCCAGACCATCGCCGGTTTCTGA
- a CDS encoding cysteine desulfurase family protein, whose product MPVYLDHAATTPLSAVALTAMTRELARTGNPSSLHASGRRARRSVEEAREAIAAAAGAHPSELIFTSGGTEADNLAVKGMYWARHDEDGRRKRILCSAVEHHAVQDTVEWLERHEEAEAVWLPVDSQGVVRLDAVRVEIERDPGSVALVTVMWANNEVGSIQPVKEIAEIAAVHGIPVHSDAVQAFGSIPLNFRESGLAAMSVSSHKIGGPVGVGALFLGRSTKVTPVQHGGGQERDVRSGTLDTASIAAFAAAAESVAQNLAAERGRISALRDRIIDGVKVAIPEAVLRGASGDDRLPGNAHFTFPGCEGDSLLFLLDLAGIESSTGSACTAGVPRPSHVLLAMGLDEDTARGAQRFSLGHSSNDADVDALLKALPDAYARAKLAGMAGHESSIQTAATVARGSGSGAAGGHADDQVPGNN is encoded by the coding sequence GTGCCTGTTTATCTTGACCATGCCGCCACCACTCCCCTTTCCGCTGTCGCCCTCACCGCCATGACCCGCGAGCTGGCACGGACCGGCAATCCGTCATCGCTGCACGCTTCCGGACGGCGTGCCCGGCGATCCGTGGAAGAGGCGCGGGAGGCGATTGCGGCAGCGGCCGGGGCGCATCCTTCGGAGCTCATCTTCACGTCCGGGGGAACCGAAGCAGACAACCTTGCCGTCAAGGGGATGTACTGGGCCCGCCACGACGAAGACGGCCGGCGCAAGCGGATCCTTTGCTCCGCCGTCGAGCACCATGCTGTGCAGGACACCGTGGAATGGCTAGAACGGCACGAAGAGGCCGAAGCGGTGTGGCTCCCCGTCGATTCCCAGGGCGTGGTGCGGCTGGACGCTGTGCGGGTGGAGATCGAGCGTGATCCGGGATCGGTTGCCCTGGTCACTGTCATGTGGGCAAATAACGAGGTGGGCAGTATCCAGCCCGTCAAGGAGATCGCGGAAATCGCCGCCGTCCACGGCATCCCCGTGCACTCGGACGCAGTCCAGGCATTTGGTTCGATTCCGCTTAATTTCCGCGAATCGGGCCTAGCCGCGATGTCGGTCTCGAGCCACAAAATCGGCGGACCCGTGGGCGTGGGCGCCCTCTTCCTCGGGCGCTCCACCAAGGTCACTCCGGTCCAGCACGGGGGAGGGCAGGAGCGCGACGTCCGCTCGGGAACCCTGGACACGGCGTCCATCGCGGCATTCGCCGCCGCGGCGGAGTCGGTCGCTCAAAACCTGGCGGCAGAGCGCGGACGAATCAGCGCCTTACGGGACCGGATCATCGACGGCGTCAAGGTTGCCATTCCCGAGGCAGTGCTACGCGGAGCGTCCGGCGACGACCGGCTCCCCGGCAACGCGCATTTCACCTTCCCGGGCTGTGAAGGCGATTCCTTGCTGTTTCTCCTGGACCTCGCGGGCATCGAATCATCCACCGGATCCGCCTGTACAGCGGGAGTCCCCAGGCCCTCGCACGTCTTGCTTGCCATGGGGTTGGATGAGGACACCGCCCGCGGGGCACAGCGGTTCAGCCTGGGCCACTCTTCGAACGACGCCGACGTCGACGCCCTGCTCAAGGCTCTCCCCGACGCGTATGCCCGGGCGAAGCTTGCCGGCATGGCAGGGCACGAGTCCAGCATCCAGACCGCAGCGACTGTGGCCCGGGGCTCCGGCAGCGGCGCTGCCGGCGGCCATGCAGACGATCAGGTCCCGGGCAACAACTGA
- a CDS encoding diacylglycerol/lipid kinase family protein, translated as MLAVNPAAAFGRHAVAGDQAARCLRAAGLDVVVLRRESMDALREAVDEALRPGAEALVVVGGDGMVHLGVNSLGGTGLPLGIVPVGTGNDVARMLGLPLQDVAASCARVVSALADGGRVLDAGRITTGGRTIWFAGAVSAGFDAAVNERANSWRWPRGALRYTLAMLRELGSFRAINYTVTADGATSKEGAMLISVANGQSIGGGMRIVPDAAPDDGLLDLFIVKPLSRLALLAVFPKVFSGRHTSHPAVEIRRVRSVRLAAENVVAYADGERIGLLPLDIDVVPGALRVLA; from the coding sequence GTGCTGGCGGTCAATCCGGCCGCAGCGTTTGGCCGGCACGCCGTTGCCGGGGACCAAGCCGCCCGCTGCCTTCGCGCCGCAGGTCTCGACGTCGTCGTACTTCGGCGCGAAAGCATGGACGCCCTGCGGGAAGCGGTAGACGAAGCGCTTCGGCCAGGCGCTGAAGCCTTGGTGGTGGTGGGTGGTGACGGCATGGTCCATTTGGGTGTCAACTCACTTGGCGGGACGGGGTTGCCGCTCGGGATTGTTCCCGTGGGTACGGGAAACGACGTAGCCCGGATGCTTGGACTGCCGTTGCAGGATGTCGCGGCGTCGTGCGCCCGCGTGGTCTCGGCGCTCGCGGACGGCGGGCGGGTACTCGACGCGGGCCGCATCACCACCGGCGGACGGACCATTTGGTTTGCCGGAGCCGTGTCCGCGGGATTCGACGCCGCCGTCAATGAACGGGCCAACTCCTGGAGGTGGCCCCGCGGTGCGCTCCGCTACACCCTCGCGATGCTCCGGGAGCTCGGATCGTTCCGGGCCATCAACTACACAGTGACTGCCGACGGCGCGACATCGAAGGAAGGCGCCATGCTGATTTCCGTCGCCAACGGCCAGTCGATCGGCGGCGGTATGCGTATCGTCCCGGATGCCGCGCCCGACGACGGGTTGCTGGATCTGTTTATCGTCAAGCCCCTGTCCCGGCTGGCCCTCCTTGCGGTCTTCCCGAAGGTCTTCTCCGGCCGGCATACCTCGCACCCGGCGGTGGAAATCCGCCGGGTCCGCTCGGTGCGCCTTGCCGCCGAAAACGTGGTGGCCTACGCCGACGGTGAGCGGATCGGCCTGCTTCCCTTGGACATCGACGTGGTTCCGGGCGCCCTGCGGGTATTGGCCTGA